In Pseudophryne corroboree isolate aPseCor3 chromosome 7, aPseCor3.hap2, whole genome shotgun sequence, a single window of DNA contains:
- the LOC134944404 gene encoding taste receptor type 2 member 9-like: MDLTNLIAITGLAVISLEVITGISGNIFILYVISFQSCKRLDKSACDKIIVALAISSVCHVCILTINILSELHIPGIYMSLYVAYAVTLLTVYSANSCIWLTAVLCFYYFIRITTFSSNIFTWFKTKINKIITWMIFMSQIMSTFSSSLSLIQLVQPINSTRNHTAISSNMTSGAQGNKTINIAFLINCFPILIMMVTTSTTVVFLSLHCFRLRRSMGTLVSVNVAAYGGVVRTMISSLVFYGIFYTAMFTYSLGIFKSESLEYWIMSILLFSFTTVQSIFLISGTPKLKNAWEQMLFCVKGKISLRS; encoded by the coding sequence ATGGATCTCACTAACCTGATAGCTATCACAGGTTTAGCTGTAATAAGTCTTGAGGTCATTACTGGGATATCTGGAAATATTTTTATACTTTATGTGATTTCCTTCCAAAGTTGCAAAAGACTAGATAAGAGTGCCTGCGATAAAATTATTGTGGCCTTGGCCATATCCAGTGTGTGCCATGTCTGTATCTTGACTATCAACATACTATCAGAATTGCATATTCCTGGAATTTATATGTCCCTTTACGTGGCATATGCTGTTACTCTTCTGACTGTATACAGCGCCAATTCATGTATCTGGCTGACGGCCGTTCTGTGCTTCTACTACTTTATAAGGATCACGACCTTCAGCTCCAACATCTTTACTTGGTTCAAGACGAAGATCAACAAAATCATAACTTGGATGATATTCATGTCACAAATAATGTCTACTTTCAGCTCTTCTCTCAGCCTAATACAATTAGTTCAGCCAATAAACTCTACTAGGAACCACACTGCCATCTCCTCCAACATGACATCAGGAGCTCAGGGGAACAAGACAATAAACATTGCTTTCCTCATTAATTGTTTTCCCATTCTCATCATGATGGTCACTACTTCCACAACTGTTGTGTTCCTCAGCCTGCACTGTTTCAGACTACGGAGGAGCATGGGAACATTGGTCAGTGTGAATGTCGCGGCTTATGGTGGAGTCGTCCGTACAATGATTAGTTCCTTGGTGTTTTATGGAATATTTTATACGGCAATGTTCACTTATTCTTTAGGTATTTTCAAGTCTGAATCTCTTGAATATTGGATAATGTCAATACTGTTATTCTCATTCACCACAGTTCAATCTATTTTCTTAATCTCTGGTACTCCAAAATTGAAAAATGCCTGGGAACAAATGTTATTTTGTGTCAAAGGCAAGATTTCTCTAAGAAGTTGA